The genomic window GGACACCGGCGCCGCCCGCCGCTCCTGAGCCTCGCCGGGGACACGGGCGCCGCCCGCCACTCCTGAGCCTGGGCGGGGACATGAGAAGGGGGCGCAGCAACTGGCTGCGCCCCCTCGTCAGGATGCTGTCAGGCCAGGGACTCTTCCCAGGCCTGGTGTAGGCCGGCGTAGTGGCCGTCGACTGTGATCAGGTGGTCGGGCGAGCCGTCCTCGATGATCCGGCCGTGTTCGAGCACGAGCACGCGGTCGGCTGTCTCGACCGTGGACAGCCGGTGCGCGATCACGATCGCGGTCCGGTCGGCGAGGATCGTCCTCAGCGCCCGCTGGATCAGCCGCTCGCTGGGGATGTCCAGGCTGGACGTGGCCTCGTCCAGGATCAGGACGGCCGGGTCCGCCAGGAACGCCCGCGCGAACGCGACCAGCTGCCGCTGACCGGCCGACAACCGGGACCCGCGCTTCTCGACCGCGGTCTCGTAACCGTTCGGCAGGGCCATGATGAAGTCGTGCGCGCCGATCACCTTGGCGGCCTCGACGACCTCCTCCATCGTCGCGTCCGGCTTGCCGAACCTGATGTTGTCCGCGACCGAGCCGGTGAACAGGAAGTTCTCCTGGGTCACCATCACGACCCGCTCGCGCAGGTCGTCCTCGGACAGGTCGCGGAGGTCCACGCCGTCGAGCAGCAGGTGCCCGCCGGTCGGGTCGTAGAACCTGGCCACGAGTTTCGCGATCGTGGTCTTGCCCGCTCCCGTCGTACCGACCAGGGCGAGCGTCTGGCCCGCCGGTACGTCGAGCTGCAGCCCGGGCAGCACCGGTACGCCGTCGACGTACTCGAACCGGACGTTCCGCAGTTCCAGGTGACCGCGCGCCGGACCGGGCAAGGCCTTTTGGATCGGCTCCGGTACGTCCGGGGTCTCGTTCAGGACGCCGGACAGCTTCTCCAGCGCCGCCGACGCGGACAGGAACGTGTTGTAGAACTGCGTGATGTCCTGCAGCGGCTCGAAGAACTGCCGCAGGTACAGCAGGAACGCGGTCAGTACGCCGACCGTTACGTGCCCGTGGTAGGCCTGGTAACCGCCGTACGCCAGGATCGCGACGATCGTGATGTTGCCGACGCCCTTGATCGCCGGCATGAAGATCGCGTTCAGCTGGAACGACTCGAGGTTCGCCTTCCGGTAGCGGTCGTTGACGCCGTGGAAGATCTCCTCGTTCCGCGGCTCCCGGCGGAACGCCTGCACCGCGCGGATCCCGGTCATCGACTCGACGAAGTGCACGATGACGAGTACGACGGCCTCACGCGTCTGCCGGTAGACGATCGCGGACCGCTTCCGGAACCACGCCGTCAGGATCAGCAGCGCCGGGAACGACAGCAGCGCGAGCAGACCGAGCTTGACGTCCAGCGTGAGCAGGATGATCGACGTACCGACCAAGGTCAGCACAGCTGTCACGAGGCTGTCGAAACCGCTCGCCAGCATTTCGTCGATGACCTGTACGTCGGAGGTCAGCCGGGAGATCACCCGCCCCGACGTGAACTTGTCGTGGAACGCCGGGCTGAGCCGCTGGAAGTGGTCGAACACCCGCTTCCGCAGCCCGAGCAGGATGGTCTGCCCGAGGCGCCCGGAGCGCATCAGGAAGACCTGTCGCGCCCACGCCTGCAGCAGCGCCGACGCCAGTACCACGATGACGATGGTGATCAGCTGCTTCGAGCCCTCACCCGCCAGGATCGGCGGGATGCCCTTGTCGATGCCCAGGTGGACCAGGTACGGCACGGCGAGCCGGGCGGCGTTCTCGACGATCACGATCACCACCAGCAGCCAGATGAGCTTCTGGTACGGCCGGAGCAGTTCCCCGAGCAGCTTGCGGGAGTCCTCCTTCAGCCGGATCGTCGTGGCGCGGGAGATTTCCCGGTCGGGGTCCTCCTCGAACAACCCCCGCCACTTCTGCTCCTCCGGCAGTGCGTCCTTCACATCAGTGGGAGGAGGTGTCTGCTGCTGGGTCGTCGTCATGCGTGCACCTCCTCTTCCTCCGCTGCCAGCAGGTGGCGGTACGCCGGTACCGTCGCCAGCAGCTCCTGATGGGTTCCTACGTGGGTGACCGTGCCGTTCTGCAGCAGCGCCACCTTGTCGGCCAGCATCACCGTCGACGCGCGGTGCGCGACCACGATGCCGGTGGTGTCGGCGAGCACGTTCCGCAGCGCCTCCTCGACCAGGGCCTCGGTGTGTACGTCGAGCGCGGACAGGGTGTCGTCCAGCACGAGTACTGCGGGCTTGGCGAGCACTGCGCGCGCCAGGGCCAGCCGCTGGCGTTGGCCGCCCGACAGCGACATGCCCTGCTCACCGACCCGGGTGTCCAGGCCCCACGGGAGGTCGTTGGCGAACTGCGCCTGGGCTACCTCCAGCGCCTCCTGTACCTCTGCCTCAGAGGCGTCGGGCCTGCCGAGAGTGAGGTTCTCCCGCACACTCATGGAGAACAGCGTCGGGTCGTCGAACGCGGACGCGACCGCGGTCCGCAGTGACACCAGGGACAGGTCCCGGATGTCGTGCCCGTCGATGGTGATCCGTCCGGCGGTCACGTCGTACAGCCGGGGGACCAGTGCGGTCAGCGTCGTCTTCCCGGACCCGGTGGCGCCGACCAGGGCCAGCGTCGTACCGGGGGTGAGGTCCAGGTTGATGTCGTGCAGGACCTCGGTCGAGTCGTCGGAGAACCGGAAGCCCACGTGCTCGAAGCGCAGGTGCCCGCGGGGATTCGTGAGCTCGTCCGGGCCGGACTTGATCACCGAGTAGGTGTCCAGGATCTCGCTGATCCGGTCCGCCGCGGTCATCGCCTCCTGCGCCATCGCCAGGATCGCGCCGAGCGAGGTGACCGGCCAGACCAGCGACAGCATCAGCGTGATGAACGCGACCAGGGTGCCGAGCGTGATCGCCTCCCGGCCGACGGCGAGCGCGCCGAGCAACAGCACGATCACCAGGGTCAGGTTCGGGATCACGCCGAGGAAGCTCCAGAACCGGGACGCCAGCCGGACCTTCTCGACCTCGGTGTCGTACAGCGTGGTCGCCTCGTCGTCGAACTGCGCCTGCACGTACGGCCGGCGCCCGAACGCCTTGATCACCCGGAAGCCGAGAGCGGACTCTTCGATCCGGGTGGCCAGGTCGCCCTGCTGGTCCTGCACCTTGCGGGAGATCCGCAGGTACTTCTTCTCGAACTTCAGCGACACCATCACGATCGGTACGGCGGCCACGAGGACGACCAGACCGAGCGGCCAGTACAGCTGCAGCAGCAGGATCGTGACCACGATCAGCTGCAGGATGTTCATCACCAGGAACAGCAGGCCGAAGCCCATGAACCGCCGGATCGTGGACAGGTCGGTGGTCACCCGGGAGAGCAACTGGCCGCTCTGCCAGCGGGTGTGGAACTCCATCGGCAGCGACTGCAGCCGGACATACAGGTCGTGCCGGAGTGTGGCCTCGAGGTCGCTGACGGTCCGGGACTGCGCCCAGCGGCGCATCCAGACCAGGATGACCTCGGAGATGCTGAGCCCGAGGGCCAGCAGCGCCAGCGGAACCAGCATGCTCAGCTCGTGGCGGGTGACCGGACCGTCGATGATGGCCCTGGTGACCAACGGGACGGTGAGGCTGACGCCGACGCCCAGCATGGCGGTGGTGAACATCACCGACAGTCGCCAGCGGTGGGGCTTCAAATAGGGACGCAGCCGCCAGAGATTGCGGCTACGTTCGGGGGTACGGGTGGAGGGGGGAGCGATCGACGGCGCTTGGACGGCGTTGACAGCGTGCTCTGAGGGCATCTGGACGGGCGCACTTCCCATCTACTTCGGTTTGACTGGGTTTCGGCGACCAGAAAACGGCGCATTTTCCAGTATCGCCCAGTAGGTAAGCGCTTGTCCTGCCAATTCCATTCCCGGTGAATGATTCGCAATAGGCCGTTCCGGGCTCAGGCGGCAGCGGCCCGGCGACCTATCACGGATCGCAATCAGTCCTGCGCGAACGATCGCGCGACTGCCGGCAGGTCGCGCAGTCCACGGAGCGGGGAGAGGACCGCGATCAGCAGACCGCAGAGCATGCCGGCGGTGACGATCAGCAGGGTGGGGCGGATGCCGAGCGCAGTCGCGAGCGCTCCGGAGACCACGGCGCCGACAGTCTGACCGCCAATGACCAGGGTGCGCCAGGAGGCGGTCACCTGCCCTACGAGGCCCTCCGATGCGAGCGCCTGACGCAGGGTGCGCTGCGGAACGCCGAACAGCGACATGCCGAGCCCTGCGAAGACACTGCCGAGAAGGATGACCGGCACTGAGCCGGTGAACAGCGCGACGCCGTTGAGTGACGCCAGGAATGTGCCGCTCAGATAACAACGGCCGAGACCGACCCTGTTGCACCAGCCGGTGGCGACGAAGGTGCCGGCCACCGCGGCGGCTCCGGAGACCGTGAGGTTCAGTCCGACGAACGCTGCCGGCAGGTGCAGTTCGCGGATCAGGAACAGTACGACGAGCGGTCCCAGCATCGCTCCGGCCATGGCCGCAATTGCCGCGGACACGACGAGCGGCCGGAGCATCCCGTGCCCGAACAGCACGCGCAGGCCGGCGGACACTCGTACCTCGGACCGCGGCCGTGCCGGTGGACGCTCCGGCTCGCGGATGAGGTACGCGGTCACGGTTGAGACGACGTACGACGCGGCGTCGATCAGGATCGCGAAGGGTGCCGGGAGCACCTGGACCAGTACACCGGCTGCCGAAGGTCCCAATGTCCCCGCAAGGTTGAAGTTGAGCAGGGCCGCGCTGTTGGCCCGCATGAGATCTTCACGCGGCACCAGCGCCGGAATCATCGTCTGGGACGCGGTGTCGGACAGCAGGGCCATCAGACCGGTCAATACGGCGACCACGTACAACTGCTCGATCCGCAGCCACCTCAGGGCCGCTGCGGCAGGTACCGAGCCGAGAAGAACGAGCGCTCCGATGTCAGTGCAGATCAGCACGCGCCGCAGCGACCACCTGTCGACCCAGACCCCCGCGTGCAGCCCGAACACCAGATGCGGCGCGATAGCCAACGCGGACAACGCCCCCATCTCCAGCGCGGACGCGTGCAACGTCACGACAGCCACCAACGGCAAGGCAACGCGAGTGACCGCACTCCCCGTCGCGGACACCAACTGCCCGATCCAGAGCTTCCGGAACTCACCCCGCACAACCCAGGCCACAAAACGAACCTGTCATGCAGGAGAGTCACCGAACTACAGGAGTTCGCCCTGAGCAGAGGAGTTCACTCCACGCGAAACACGGGACCTCTTGCGGTGAAGGGGAGTGAAGCACCGCGCGGAATCAGCCACGCGTGCTCGCGCCGTACCCGCACCACATCGCACTGACCGTCCGTGATCAGCAGGATCGGACCGTCCGACGGGAAGTCGTCCGCCCGCTCCAGCAGATCCACCCCGGGCTGCAGGACGGTCCCACCGCGGCCGCGGACCTGCATCCGGCCGACGATGTCGTCGACCGGACATAGCCCGCGTCGTACGCCGCGGCGTCAGGTGGACGTGGACCAGCCGGTTGACCAGTGCGCTCGCCATCGGGCGGGCGAGCGCGTTGTCGGTGACGCGGTTGCCGGCACCGATCACCACGGACCCTTCGGGGCAGCTCGTACTCGCCGATGCGGCGATCCAGGATCAGCGAGTAGAAAGCCTTCTGGACCTCGGCCGAGGAGGCGTTCAGCTCGTCGAGGAACAAGCAGTACGGCTCGTCGCGGGCGATGACCACGGGCGGCGCGAACCTGCTGCGGCCGTCCACGATCTGGGCCGCGGTGTGTCACCTGGTTTTGGGGAGGTGCTTCCGTTACCGGTGGTTACTGGTTAGCCTTTCGAGCGTTTCGGAGTGCTGGGGGGTCTCGTGTTTCGTGCCAGGGCAGTTGCCGTGGGTTCTGTCGTGTTGCTGTGCCTGAGTGCGGTGCAGGCGCGTGCTGCGGATCCGGTCGAGGTCGGGGTGCTGGTTCCTGGGCATGCGGGGGCGGATGTCGGGTTGTCCGGTGCGCGGGTGGTGGTGTCGGACCCGGCCACGCACGCGGTGTACGAGACCAGCAACAACGGGACGAGTTGGACGGCGTCAGGCGGTACCAGCAGCGGTAAGGCGTTGCAGGTGGAGGGGGCGGCGCTGCTGACGTTCGACGGGAGTACTGCCAAGGTCGGTGGGCTCACATTCCCGGCTACGGACGACGTGGTGCTCGGCAAGGGCGGGCTGCTCGTTGCCCACCGTGCGCCGAGTTCTACAACGGCCGAGGTGTACGACGTTGCCACCAAGACCAAGCTCGCCGACGTCGCGCCGCCGTTCGCGCTGTCGGGCAAGACGCTGTGGAAGGTCACCGAGCCGGGGCATCTTGACGGCAAGGACCTCAGCACCGGTGTCGTGAAGACCGTCCTCGTCGCCGGTGCATGCAGCGTCGGTGCAGGAGCTGTCAACGGGCGCTGGGCGGTGCTGAGCGGCTGTAACCAGGTCGTCGACGTGAACGGTCCGCAGCCGCCGCGGAACCTGACTGTGTCCGCGGACGCCCAGCTGGGCAATGGGTTCGTCGTACAGGCGTCCGGCTCGAACCTCGTGGTCACCGACCTGAACGACCCTGCGCTCGGCCGGCACACGTACGGGCCGGTGCGTGACACCAGCTTCCGGGCAGATGGCTCTGGGCTTGCCAAGCTCGTCTACGCCGACCCCGCGAACGCGGTACGAGTCGCCACGCTCAGCTGGCTCACCCCGGATCCGCAGCCTCACCCGGACACAGTGGCGCCCGTACTGACCACCGCGTCTGCTGGCGAACGCGTACGCGACAACACCGGTCTGTCGTTCGAGTGGACGTACGTCGACCCGCAGGACCCGAACTCACCGGCCAGCGGTGTGAAGAGCTACGACCTGCGCTACCAGCAGCGGGTCAACCGCAGCTCGCCGTACGGTTCCTGGATTCAACCGGACGCGTGGCAGGGCCTCACGACGACCGGTGCGAGTCTCACGGCTCCCATCGGTACCGACACGTGCTGGCAGGTTCGCGCCCGCGACTACGCCGGCAACCTGAGCGCCTGGAGTACGTCGTACTGCAGTGAGGTCGACGGTACGGCGCCGTCGCTGGTCACGTGGCGCATCGGCGACCGTGTCCAGCTGAGCGGGACCGCGACGGTGCGGTGGGCGTACAAGGACGACACCGAGGTCGCGTCGTACGACGTGGTCTACAAGACGGCCGCACCGGGTGTCGCGTTCGGGAAATGGATCTACCCGGCCGCTTGGCAGAACACGCGGATCACGTCGATCACCTGGTCGCCGAGGCTCGGCTGGGACGAGTGCTTCATGGTCCGGGCCCGCGACTACCTCGGCAACCTGTCCGCGTGG from Kribbella jejuensis includes these protein-coding regions:
- a CDS encoding MFS transporter, which translates into the protein MAWVVRGEFRKLWIGQLVSATGSAVTRVALPLVAVVTLHASALEMGALSALAIAPHLVFGLHAGVWVDRWSLRRVLICTDIGALVLLGSVPAAAALRWLRIEQLYVVAVLTGLMALLSDTASQTMIPALVPREDLMRANSAALLNFNLAGTLGPSAAGVLVQVLPAPFAILIDAASYVVSTVTAYLIREPERPPARPRSEVRVSAGLRVLFGHGMLRPLVVSAAIAAMAGAMLGPLVVLFLIRELHLPAAFVGLNLTVSGAAAVAGTFVATGWCNRVGLGRCYLSGTFLASLNGVALFTGSVPVILLGSVFAGLGMSLFGVPQRTLRQALASEGLVGQVTASWRTLVIGGQTVGAVVSGALATALGIRPTLLIVTAGMLCGLLIAVLSPLRGLRDLPAVARSFAQD
- a CDS encoding ABC transporter ATP-binding protein — encoded protein: MFTTAMLGVGVSLTVPLVTRAIIDGPVTRHELSMLVPLALLALGLSISEVILVWMRRWAQSRTVSDLEATLRHDLYVRLQSLPMEFHTRWQSGQLLSRVTTDLSTIRRFMGFGLLFLVMNILQLIVVTILLLQLYWPLGLVVLVAAVPIVMVSLKFEKKYLRISRKVQDQQGDLATRIEESALGFRVIKAFGRRPYVQAQFDDEATTLYDTEVEKVRLASRFWSFLGVIPNLTLVIVLLLGALAVGREAITLGTLVAFITLMLSLVWPVTSLGAILAMAQEAMTAADRISEILDTYSVIKSGPDELTNPRGHLRFEHVGFRFSDDSTEVLHDINLDLTPGTTLALVGATGSGKTTLTALVPRLYDVTAGRITIDGHDIRDLSLVSLRTAVASAFDDPTLFSMSVRENLTLGRPDASEAEVQEALEVAQAQFANDLPWGLDTRVGEQGMSLSGGQRQRLALARAVLAKPAVLVLDDTLSALDVHTEALVEEALRNVLADTTGIVVAHRASTVMLADKVALLQNGTVTHVGTHQELLATVPAYRHLLAAEEEEVHA
- a CDS encoding ABC transporter ATP-binding protein, whose translation is MTTTQQQTPPPTDVKDALPEEQKWRGLFEEDPDREISRATTIRLKEDSRKLLGELLRPYQKLIWLLVVIVIVENAARLAVPYLVHLGIDKGIPPILAGEGSKQLITIVIVVLASALLQAWARQVFLMRSGRLGQTILLGLRKRVFDHFQRLSPAFHDKFTSGRVISRLTSDVQVIDEMLASGFDSLVTAVLTLVGTSIILLTLDVKLGLLALLSFPALLILTAWFRKRSAIVYRQTREAVVLVIVHFVESMTGIRAVQAFRREPRNEEIFHGVNDRYRKANLESFQLNAIFMPAIKGVGNITIVAILAYGGYQAYHGHVTVGVLTAFLLYLRQFFEPLQDITQFYNTFLSASAALEKLSGVLNETPDVPEPIQKALPGPARGHLELRNVRFEYVDGVPVLPGLQLDVPAGQTLALVGTTGAGKTTIAKLVARFYDPTGGHLLLDGVDLRDLSEDDLRERVVMVTQENFLFTGSVADNIRFGKPDATMEEVVEAAKVIGAHDFIMALPNGYETAVEKRGSRLSAGQRQLVAFARAFLADPAVLILDEATSSLDIPSERLIQRALRTILADRTAIVIAHRLSTVETADRVLVLEHGRIIEDGSPDHLITVDGHYAGLHQAWEESLA